Proteins from a genomic interval of Chionomys nivalis chromosome 7, mChiNiv1.1, whole genome shotgun sequence:
- the Trim41 gene encoding E3 ubiquitin-protein ligase TRIM41, with protein MAAVAMTPNPVQTLQEEAVCAICLDYFTDPVSIGCGHNFCRVCVTQLWGGEDEEDRDELDREEEEEVGEEEEVEAVGAGGGWDTPMRDEDYEGDMEEEAEEEEEGVFWSSGIDGSNWDNMDYVWEEEEEEEDLDYYLGDVEDLRGEDEDEEEEVLEEDEEEELDPITQLPPPPAPRRCFTCPQCRKSFPRRSFRPNLQLANMVQVIRQMHPSPGRGSRVNEQGICPRHQEALKLFCEVDEEAICVVCRESRSHKQHSVVPLEEVVQEYKAKLQGHVEPLRKHLEAVQKMKAKEERRMSELKSQMKSELAAVASEFGRLTRFLAEEQAGLERRLREMHEAQLGRAGAAAHRLEEQAAQLSRLLAEAQERSQQGGLRLLQDIKETFNRCEEIQLQPPEIWSPDPCQPHSHDFLTDAIVRKMSRMFCQAARVDLTLDPDTAHPALMLSPDRRGVRLAERRQEVPEHSKRFSTDCCVLGAQGFRSGRHYWEVEVGGRRGWAVGAARESTHHKEKVSSGGSSVSSGDASSSRHHHRRRRLHLPQQLLLQREVWCVGTHGKRYQAQSSTEQTLLSPCEKPRRFGVYLDYEAGRLGFYNADTLAHVHTFSAAFLGERVFPFFRVLSKGTRIKLCP; from the exons ATGGCTGCCGTTGCCATGACACCCAACCCTGTGCAGACCCTTCAGGAGGAGGCGGTGTGCGCCATCTGCCTCGATTACTTCACGGACCCCGTGTCCATCGGCTGCGGGCACAACTTCTGCCGCGTGTGTGTAACCCAGTTGTGGGGCGGGGAGGACGAGGAGGACAGGGATGAGCTGGatcgggaggaggaggaggaggtcggagaggaggaagaagtggaGGCTGTGGGAGCAGGCGGGGGCTGGGACACCCCTATGCGGGATGAAGATTATGAGGGTGACATGGAGGAGGAGgccgaggaggaagaggagggtgtgTTCTGGAGTAGTGGCATAGACGGGTCCAACTGGGACAACATGGACTacgtgtgggaggaggaggaggaggaggaagatctGGACTATTACTTGGGAGATGTGGAGGACCTCAGGGGGGAAGatgaggacgaggaggaggaagtgCTGGAGGAAGACGAGGAAGAAGAGCTAGACCCGATCACCCAACTGCCGCCACCTCCAGCCCCTCGGAGGTGCTTCACTTGTCCCCAGTGTCGAAAAAGTTTTCCTCGGCGGAGCTTCCGCCCCAACCTGCAGTTGGCCAACATGGTCCAGGTGATTCGCCAGATGCATCCATCCCCTGGGCGCGGGAGTCGTGTGAACGAGCAAGGCATCTGCCCGAGACACCAAGAAGCCCTGAAACTCTTCTGCGAGGTGGACGAAGAAGCCATCTGTGTGGTGTGCCGAGAATCCAGGAGCCACAAACAGCACAGCGTGGTGCCACTGGAGGAGGTGGTGCAGGAGTACAAG GCCAAGCTACAAGGTCATGTGGAACCACTTCGGAAGCACCTCGAGGCTGTGCAGAAGATGAAGGCCAAGGAGGAGAGGCGGATGTCAGAGCTGAAG AGCCAGATGAAATCAGAGTTGGCAGCTGTGGCTTCAGAGTTTGGGCGCCTAACACGGTTTCTGGCTGAAGAGCAGGCAGGACTAGAGCGGCGCCTCCGAGAGATGCATGAAGCTCAGCTGGGACGTGCAGGAGCAGCAGCCCACCGCCTTGAAGAGCAGGCTGCCCAGCTCAGCCGACTGCTAGCTGAAGCCCAAGAACGGAGCCAGCAGGGGGGCCTGCGGCTGCTGCAA GACATCAAGGAGACTTTCAATAG GTGTGAAGAGATACAGTTGCAGCCCCCAGAGATTTGGTCCCCTGACCCATGCCAACCCCATAGCCACGACTTCCTGACAGACGCCATTGTGAGGAAAATGAGCCGGATGTTCTGTCAGGCTGCAAGAG TTGACCTGACGCTGGACCCTGACACAGCTCACCCAGCCCTTATGCTGTCTCCTGATCGTCGTGGGGTCCGCCTGGCAGAACGTCGGCAGGAGGTTCCTGAACATTCCAAGCGCTTCTCAACTGACTGCTGTGTACTAGGGGCCCAGGGCTTCCGCTCTGGCCGGCACTactgggaggtagaggtgggtggGCGACGAGGCTGGGCAGTGGGTGCTGCCCGTGAATCAACCCATCATAAAGAAAAAGTGAGCTCTGGGGGGTCATCTGTTAGTAGTGGGGATGCCAGCTCCTCACGACATCACCATCGCCGCCGCCGGCTCCACCTGCCTcagcagctcctgctccagcggGAAGTATGGTGTGTGGGAACCCACGGCAAACGATACCAGGCACAGAGCTCAACAGAGCAGACACTGCTGAGCCCATGTGAGAAACCACGGCGCTTTGGCGTGTATCTGGACTATGAGGCTGGGCGCCTGGGATTCTACAATGCAGATACCCTAGCCCACGTGCATACCTTCTCAGCTGCCTTCCTTGGCGAGCGTGTCTTCCCTTTCTTCCGGGTGCTTTCCAAGGGCACCCGCATCAAGCTCTGCCCTTGA
- the Rack1 gene encoding receptor of activated protein C kinase 1: MTEQMTLRGTLKGHNGWVTQIATTPQFPDMILSASRDKTIIMWKLTRDETNYGIPQRALRGHSHFVSDVVISSDGQFALSGSWDGTLRLWDLTTGTTTRRFVGHTKDVLSVAFSSDNRQIVSGSRDKTIKLWNTLGVCKYTVQDESHSEWVSCVRFSPNSSNPIIVSCGWDKLVKVWNLANCKLKTNHIGHTGYLNTVTVSPDGSLCASGGKDGQAMLWDLNEGKHLYTLDGGDIINALCFSPNRYWLCAATGPSIKIWDLEGKIIVDELKQEVISTSSKAEPPQCTSLAWSADGQTLFAGYTDNLVRVWQVTIGTR, encoded by the exons ATGACCGAGCAGATGACCCTTCGTGGGACCCTCAAAGGCCACAACGGCTGGGTAACCCAGATCGCCACCACCCCGCAGTTCCCGGACATGATCCTGTCTGCGTCTCGAG ACAAGACCATCATCATGTGGAAGCTGACCAGGGATGAGACCAACTATGGCATACCACAGCGTGCTCTACGAGGTCACTCCCACTTTGTTAGTGATGTTGTTATCTCCTCTGATGGCCAGTTTGCCCTCTCAGGCTCCTGGGATGGAACACTGCGCCTCTGGGATCTCACAAC GGGCACCACCACGAGACGATTTGTGGGCCATACTAAGGATGTGCTGAGTGTTGCCTTCTCTTCTGACAACCGGCAAATTGTCTCTGGATCCCGAGACAAGACCATAAAATTATGGAACACTCTGGGGGTCTGCAAGTACACTGTCCAG GATGAGAGTCATTCAGAATGGGTGTCTTGTGTCCGCTTCTCCCCAAATAGCAGCAACCCTATCATCGTCTCCTGTGGATGGGACAAGCTGGTCAAG GTATGGAATTTGGCTAACTGCAAGCTGAAGACCAACCATATTGGCCACACGGGCTACCTGAATACAGTGACAGTCTCTCCTGATGGATCTCTCTGTGCTTCTGGAGGCAAG GATGGCCAAGCCATGCTGTGGGATCTGAATGAAGGCAAACACCTTTACACACTGGATGGTGGGGACATCATCAATGCCTTGTGTTTCAGCCCCAACCGCTACTGGCTATGTGCTGCTACTGGCCCCAGTATCAAGATTTGG GACTTGGAGGGCAAGATCATTGTAGATGAGCTGAAGCAAGAAGTCATCAGCACCAGCAGCAAGGCAGAGCCACCCCAGTGCACCTCCCTGGCATGGTCTGCTGATGGCCAG ACTCTGTTTGCTGGTTACACAGACAACCTGGTCCGAGTGTGGCAAGTGACTATTGGTACCCGCTAA